Proteins from a single region of Bdellovibrio bacteriovorus HD100:
- a CDS encoding M17 family metallopeptidase, translating to MAKKATPAAKAAGKLQFHSWIETFDFGKELKVKNEMTGFVYFLGVDDSAKFASLIEEHALDWQVKSLKQNDREVVYFAGSSGPVWILRPRKKASVGHDGLIDEAAYSWARDQFGTLVSQLKAHHLKAVQMEFHGTEGAQDLGALVGLDVAVYNFRQFVDGKQLADLPKVALRKTLGTWDKAVAKDAMLRARAVNVARHMVNLPPNDLNPKSFAEMATKRLGFPKNTKVTVWDTKKLVSEKMGLHVAVGQGAEHGPCMVHLKYRPTKKSALKPVAIVGKGITFDTGGLDIKPSSAMRLMKKDMGGAASVIALAQWAAESNYPGPLDFYLALAENAVDGKSFRPGDVITARSGMKVEIDNTDAEGRLVLADVLDVACTQKGAEEAELVIDVATLTGAIKVGLGAEIAGLFSNDDELAAALTKAGQRSGDLNWRMPLFEKYWSDLSSPFADCKNSGGGFGGAITAALFLQKFVRGKKWAHLDVYAWTDKAHGALLASGGSGQPVQCLIEFLNSRVSK from the coding sequence GTGGCTAAAAAAGCGACTCCAGCAGCAAAGGCGGCGGGGAAGCTTCAATTCCATTCCTGGATTGAAACTTTCGACTTCGGCAAAGAACTTAAAGTAAAAAATGAAATGACAGGCTTTGTCTATTTCCTGGGAGTGGATGACTCTGCGAAGTTCGCTTCCCTGATTGAAGAGCATGCCTTGGACTGGCAGGTGAAGTCCCTGAAGCAGAACGACCGTGAGGTTGTGTATTTTGCGGGAAGCAGCGGCCCGGTTTGGATTCTTCGCCCGCGTAAAAAAGCCAGTGTCGGCCATGACGGTCTGATTGATGAAGCGGCTTATTCCTGGGCCCGTGATCAGTTCGGTACTTTGGTGAGCCAGTTGAAAGCCCACCACCTGAAAGCCGTTCAGATGGAATTCCATGGCACTGAAGGAGCTCAGGATCTGGGCGCTTTGGTGGGTTTGGATGTGGCAGTTTACAACTTCCGTCAGTTTGTTGACGGCAAGCAGCTGGCTGATCTGCCAAAAGTGGCGTTGAGAAAAACTCTGGGTACCTGGGACAAGGCTGTTGCGAAGGATGCAATGCTGCGTGCCCGCGCGGTCAACGTAGCCCGTCACATGGTGAATTTGCCACCGAACGACCTGAATCCAAAATCTTTCGCGGAAATGGCGACCAAACGCCTGGGCTTCCCGAAAAACACCAAAGTCACTGTTTGGGACACCAAAAAACTGGTTTCTGAAAAAATGGGTCTGCATGTGGCTGTGGGGCAGGGGGCGGAACACGGCCCTTGCATGGTTCATCTGAAATACCGTCCGACAAAGAAGTCGGCTTTGAAGCCCGTGGCCATTGTCGGCAAGGGGATCACCTTCGACACCGGCGGCCTGGACATCAAACCAAGTTCAGCGATGCGCCTGATGAAAAAAGACATGGGTGGCGCGGCCAGTGTGATCGCCCTGGCTCAGTGGGCTGCGGAAAGCAACTATCCGGGTCCTTTGGATTTCTATCTGGCCTTGGCTGAAAATGCGGTGGATGGAAAATCCTTCCGTCCGGGGGACGTGATCACCGCCCGCAGCGGGATGAAAGTTGAAATCGACAACACCGATGCCGAAGGCCGTTTGGTTTTGGCTGACGTTTTGGATGTGGCCTGCACGCAAAAAGGTGCGGAAGAAGCTGAACTGGTCATCGACGTTGCGACCCTGACAGGCGCAATCAAGGTGGGCCTGGGGGCTGAAATCGCGGGTCTGTTCTCGAACGATGATGAACTGGCAGCGGCTTTGACCAAAGCCGGTCAGCGTTCCGGGGATCTGAACTGGCGCATGCCTTTGTTTGAAAAATACTGGAGTGACCTGTCTTCACCGTTTGCGGATTGCAAAAACTCTGGCGGTGGCTTTGGCGGCGCCATCACGGCCGCGTTGTTCCTGCAGAAATTCGTGCGCGGAAAAAAATGGGCGCACTTGGATGTGTATGCCTGGACGGACAAGGCTCATGGAGCGTTGCTTGCCAGCGGCGGCAGCGGTCAGCCGGTTCAGTGTTTGATTGAGTTTTTGAACTCTCGCGTGTCCAAGTAA
- a CDS encoding endonuclease/exonuclease/phosphatase family protein, giving the protein MFDGIPSKEALNLKEAHWQRLSTSVYENKPLKKTQDIAKALKEINADIIMLCEVGGLESLNNFNLLFMDEAYSPCLIEGNSERNIDVGFLIRKGLPFYFDLQSNKHRLINYLYPHERDSLAHGYPVKGGKITTSHKFSRDVVELKLFKSDRDKPFMIILLTHLKSRLDPERIDPNGFERRQAELRTLIEIYQELEKTHPQVPVMVAGDFNGNAGLTGTDEEFKDIYNLTSLRDVLEVAQLEIEERATFYQVRNSSRADGRQIDFVFIPPLLHPYLKPASAHVHRYKDEFGMAHDIPRNMDAKLSLPSDHYPLVFEIEKLPLK; this is encoded by the coding sequence ATGTTTGATGGAATCCCGTCCAAGGAGGCTCTGAACCTGAAAGAAGCTCACTGGCAGCGTCTATCCACCTCGGTCTATGAAAACAAGCCTCTGAAAAAGACTCAAGACATCGCCAAAGCCCTTAAAGAGATCAACGCCGACATCATCATGCTGTGCGAAGTGGGCGGGCTTGAGTCACTGAATAACTTCAACCTTCTCTTTATGGATGAGGCCTATTCCCCTTGTCTGATTGAGGGAAACTCTGAGCGCAATATCGACGTAGGCTTTTTGATCCGCAAAGGGCTGCCGTTCTATTTTGACCTTCAGTCCAACAAACACCGCCTGATCAATTACCTGTATCCGCACGAACGCGACAGCCTGGCCCACGGCTATCCGGTCAAAGGCGGCAAGATCACCACCAGCCATAAATTTTCCCGGGATGTGGTGGAGTTAAAGCTTTTCAAAAGCGACCGGGACAAACCCTTCATGATCATCCTGCTGACGCATTTAAAGTCCCGACTGGATCCGGAACGCATCGATCCAAACGGTTTTGAACGCCGCCAGGCTGAATTGCGCACTTTGATTGAAATCTACCAGGAACTGGAAAAGACCCACCCGCAGGTGCCGGTCATGGTGGCGGGTGACTTTAATGGCAATGCGGGGCTCACCGGAACCGATGAAGAGTTTAAAGACATCTACAACCTGACTTCGCTGCGCGACGTGTTGGAAGTGGCGCAGCTAGAAATCGAGGAGCGCGCGACCTTTTATCAAGTCCGCAATTCTTCGCGGGCCGACGGGCGGCAAATTGATTTTGTCTTCATCCCACCTCTGCTGCATCCCTATCTGAAGCCGGCTTCAGCCCATGTGCATCGGTACAAAGATGAGTTCGGCATGGCTCACGACATTCCCCGCAATATGGATGCCAAGTTAAGCCTGCCTTCGGATCATTATCCTTTGGTGTTCGAAATTGAGAAGCTTCCTTTGAAATAA
- the apaG gene encoding Co2+/Mg2+ efflux protein ApaG, translating into MAMQKTSIPDFQITAKVVYVPSESRPDEGYHFFAYKITITNTGSTPAQLMSRHWVITDALGKKEEVRGPGVVGLQPKIQPGQTFEYDSACPLTTSTGSMVGRYFFVGESGESFSVEVPEFYLIAPLALH; encoded by the coding sequence ATGGCAATGCAAAAAACTTCAATCCCTGATTTCCAGATCACCGCGAAAGTCGTCTACGTACCGTCTGAGTCGCGTCCTGATGAAGGCTACCATTTCTTTGCCTATAAAATTACTATCACCAACACAGGATCAACCCCTGCCCAACTGATGAGCCGTCACTGGGTCATCACCGATGCGTTGGGTAAAAAAGAAGAAGTCCGCGGCCCTGGTGTTGTCGGATTACAGCCTAAAATTCAACCTGGTCAGACCTTTGAATACGACAGCGCCTGCCCACTGACAACCTCCACCGGCAGCATGGTGGGACGCTATTTCTTCGTGGGCGAAAGTGGCGAAAGCTTCTCTGTGGAAGTTCCCGAGTTCTATCTGATTGCCCCTTTGGCACTGCATTAA
- a CDS encoding GNAT family N-acetyltransferase, with translation MKSIDLPIVKKTARLILRPLEATDYENWVQAYSSMRPPQNEWDETNWAESELTPKKFKELLKSEKDQRHRDHFYSFGVFLKDDGTLIGQVSLMDISRAVFQNAYVGYRIFNNYWGYGFAQEATRGCIDIAFKKLKLHRVEAGIAPTNKRSIKVAKALKMRKEGLSKRRLLVHKKWQDMEIWALTKEEL, from the coding sequence ATGAAGTCTATAGATCTGCCCATCGTTAAAAAAACAGCCCGCCTGATCCTGCGCCCCCTGGAAGCCACTGACTATGAAAACTGGGTGCAGGCCTATTCCAGCATGCGTCCTCCGCAAAATGAATGGGATGAAACGAACTGGGCAGAATCCGAACTGACCCCGAAGAAATTCAAAGAGCTTCTGAAGTCCGAAAAGGACCAGCGCCACCGCGATCACTTTTATTCCTTCGGTGTGTTCCTGAAAGACGACGGCACCCTGATCGGCCAGGTCAGCCTGATGGATATTTCCCGTGCCGTTTTTCAGAACGCCTATGTCGGCTATCGCATTTTCAACAACTATTGGGGATATGGCTTTGCCCAAGAGGCCACCCGCGGCTGCATCGACATCGCTTTTAAAAAATTGAAACTTCATCGTGTGGAAGCCGGTATCGCGCCGACGAACAAAAGATCCATCAAGGTGGCCAAGGCCCTGAAGATGCGCAAAGAAGGCTTAAGCAAACGCCGCCTGCTGGTTCATAAAAAATGGCAGGACATGGAAATCTGGGCACTGACCAAAGAGGAACTCTAA
- a CDS encoding TIGR02147 family protein, with protein MRDELERRKMSRRHLALKAQIPSGRVSEILNGTRPLSPYYKGKITQALKLDPKHFVQTTKKRAKMHHPDRMLSQDELHFIRDWYHLAILSLVKTPDSNLDPAWFANRLAITTTQARSALKRLQKLKLIEEHQGRFVRTNTFLTTSKDIPSSVIRSMHLQLMDQSRSSLDKTPVEFRDVSHMMMAIDMSKLPQAKEEIRAFRKRMANILEDGNAEQVYLLGVQLVPLSKLK; from the coding sequence GTGCGAGACGAATTAGAGCGTCGGAAAATGTCCCGCCGCCATCTGGCCCTGAAGGCACAAATCCCCTCAGGTCGAGTGTCCGAAATCCTGAACGGCACACGCCCCCTTTCGCCCTACTATAAAGGCAAGATCACTCAGGCCCTGAAGCTGGATCCCAAACACTTTGTCCAAACCACGAAGAAGCGCGCAAAAATGCACCATCCCGACCGAATGCTCAGTCAGGACGAACTGCATTTTATCCGCGACTGGTACCACCTTGCCATTTTGAGTCTGGTGAAAACTCCAGACTCCAATCTGGACCCCGCGTGGTTCGCAAACCGTTTGGCCATCACGACCACCCAGGCGCGGTCCGCACTGAAACGCCTGCAGAAACTTAAATTGATCGAAGAACATCAGGGACGCTTCGTCAGAACCAACACCTTTCTGACCACCAGCAAGGACATCCCCAGTTCCGTGATTCGAAGCATGCACCTGCAGTTGATGGATCAAAGTCGTTCCTCCCTGGATAAAACCCCGGTGGAATTTCGGGATGTGTCGCACATGATGATGGCGATTGATATGAGCAAACTACCCCAGGCCAAAGAGGAAATTCGCGCCTTCAGAAAAAGAATGGCCAATATCCTTGAAGATGGAAACGCCGAGCAGGTTTATCTGCTGGGTGTTCAACTTGTCCCTTTGAGCAAATTAAAATAG
- a CDS encoding LVIVD repeat-containing protein yields MRTFLKKSILVLAIPVLTSCGLVNAELFLPKTLDLGSSEPPVPLLPPPPPPAVLKQDAWGYGGTIFDVAISGSHILAGTSRGISIYDVSSPYSPSEVNLLKSYKVNKVSQVGTQLFVSYNNGILELYDITTASSPTLQSSLTLTNPYRAATQGTIAYIPDGASGLRVVDFSDPDNMQLVTTVDTNGTAVSAQIDGGFLYLADKGQGIKIFNLATPTAPTLLGSFVTGGDAMDIKVKGNYAYVAVQWNSLDIIDISNKAAPALSLSYMDYFNYNSGYQQLEIRGDTLMAMDYYNGLISFDIFNPINPVVTGGASTFATLWWGLPYGFISNSTHLFVASETYGLGAIDISSPEAPHIPYTYRVLESWTNSVDAGGTRAFICENNWGRLTVVDISDPSKPLYLGETPQGVSACTREIIYDNNYVYATVGNSGMKVISVSNPASPAVVATIDSGSNARRLMKSGNFVYVVYSSFLYIYNVTTPTAPTLAGSYAYSAEDVFVEGNYAYLAGPDTLRIVNISNPASPTLTGTYNYPTGTRTTYSVVKNGNYVFVGGNENMGVIDVSNPATPTLAYKNSGSYVPENMVILNNKLYTCNYNLGAKVYDITTPTLPTLLEAYHLGGCLGIQARDGNILIADETMGLKILNDASKPYMKINKPNTIMSLSALETSATRTYLSDSSMGLIVLDNSTPEQPTYLARIELNAISAPPTEDGTTLYVSDQFLVKAFDMTDPENPVALSQAARIGTGYLNDIVKIGNILYVRESNSGLNLYDATNPASLTALTSHPVANIRHITHSGSLLLAASQADGLRVISLSTPTNPTVIGTYNSPGTAVHSVVDGNMVYVADSGSGLQIVSIADPNNPVAVGNYNTPGTAQMVAKKGNYVFVSDAGHVEVVDVTNPAAPTLKRTINKSEFGGWNAKGVRVQGDRLYIQLYNGYEVFDISDMDNIHQ; encoded by the coding sequence ATGAGAACGTTTCTAAAAAAATCCATCCTTGTACTTGCTATCCCTGTGCTAACCTCTTGCGGGCTTGTTAATGCCGAGCTGTTCCTGCCAAAGACTCTGGATCTGGGCAGTTCAGAACCTCCAGTCCCGCTCCTGCCACCACCGCCACCACCAGCCGTCTTAAAACAGGACGCCTGGGGATATGGCGGGACGATCTTCGATGTTGCGATCAGCGGCAGTCACATTCTTGCGGGAACGTCCCGCGGAATCAGCATCTATGATGTCTCCAGTCCCTACAGCCCCTCGGAAGTAAATCTGCTGAAAAGCTATAAGGTCAACAAAGTCAGTCAGGTCGGAACTCAGCTTTTTGTCTCTTATAACAACGGTATTCTGGAGCTCTATGATATCACCACAGCTTCGTCTCCAACTCTGCAGTCTTCTCTGACTTTGACCAACCCGTATCGCGCAGCCACTCAAGGCACCATCGCTTATATTCCCGATGGCGCCAGCGGCCTTCGCGTTGTGGATTTTTCTGATCCTGACAATATGCAGTTGGTGACCACCGTCGACACCAACGGCACCGCCGTGTCGGCACAGATCGATGGCGGGTTCTTGTATCTGGCGGACAAAGGACAGGGGATTAAAATCTTCAACCTCGCGACTCCGACAGCCCCGACTTTACTGGGAAGCTTTGTCACTGGTGGCGATGCCATGGACATCAAAGTCAAAGGCAACTATGCTTACGTCGCTGTTCAGTGGAACAGCCTGGACATCATCGATATCTCCAACAAAGCCGCCCCTGCCCTGTCCTTGAGTTATATGGATTACTTCAACTACAACAGCGGCTATCAGCAGCTTGAAATCCGCGGCGATACTCTTATGGCCATGGATTACTACAATGGTCTGATTTCCTTTGATATCTTCAATCCCATCAACCCTGTGGTCACGGGTGGAGCCAGCACGTTCGCGACACTTTGGTGGGGACTTCCCTATGGTTTTATCTCCAACAGCACTCACCTTTTTGTGGCTTCTGAAACTTACGGACTGGGGGCCATTGATATTTCAAGTCCCGAGGCTCCGCACATTCCCTATACCTATCGAGTTTTGGAATCATGGACCAACTCTGTGGATGCCGGCGGCACTCGCGCCTTTATCTGCGAAAACAACTGGGGCCGCCTGACGGTTGTGGATATCAGCGACCCAAGCAAACCGCTTTACCTTGGCGAGACACCACAAGGCGTGTCCGCCTGCACCCGCGAAATCATCTATGACAACAACTATGTCTATGCCACCGTCGGCAACAGCGGCATGAAAGTCATCAGCGTCAGCAACCCAGCCAGCCCCGCTGTCGTTGCCACAATCGACAGCGGCAGCAATGCACGCAGACTGATGAAGTCCGGCAACTTTGTCTATGTCGTCTACAGCTCCTTCCTTTATATCTACAACGTCACAACGCCGACGGCGCCCACCTTGGCCGGCAGTTACGCCTACAGTGCCGAAGATGTCTTTGTTGAAGGCAACTATGCCTATCTGGCTGGGCCCGACACTCTTCGTATCGTGAACATTTCAAACCCCGCCAGCCCGACCCTGACAGGGACTTACAATTATCCCACAGGCACCCGCACAACTTACAGCGTAGTTAAAAACGGAAACTATGTTTTTGTGGGGGGAAATGAAAACATGGGTGTCATTGATGTTTCAAATCCTGCGACACCGACACTGGCTTACAAAAACTCCGGCTCTTACGTCCCGGAAAACATGGTGATTCTTAACAACAAACTTTACACCTGCAATTACAACTTAGGTGCAAAGGTCTACGACATCACCACTCCCACCCTTCCAACCTTGCTAGAGGCCTATCATCTGGGGGGCTGCCTGGGAATTCAGGCCCGCGATGGCAACATCCTGATTGCTGACGAAACCATGGGGCTAAAAATTCTTAACGATGCTTCGAAGCCCTACATGAAGATCAACAAACCCAACACCATCATGAGTTTGTCGGCTTTGGAAACCTCTGCCACCAGAACCTATTTGTCCGACAGCTCTATGGGGCTTATTGTCCTGGACAACAGCACACCGGAGCAACCGACCTATTTGGCGCGCATTGAATTGAATGCGATTTCGGCACCACCGACTGAGGACGGTACCACACTCTACGTTTCGGACCAGTTTCTGGTGAAAGCCTTTGATATGACCGACCCGGAAAATCCCGTGGCTCTGTCCCAGGCGGCCCGCATCGGCACGGGCTATCTGAACGACATTGTCAAAATTGGCAATATTCTCTATGTCCGTGAATCCAACAGCGGCTTGAACCTGTATGATGCGACAAATCCGGCCAGCTTAACCGCTCTGACCTCGCACCCCGTGGCCAATATTCGCCACATCACGCACTCCGGAAGCCTGCTCCTGGCTGCCAGCCAGGCTGACGGACTGCGCGTGATCAGCCTCAGTACACCTACCAACCCGACGGTGATTGGAACCTATAACTCTCCAGGCACAGCAGTTCATTCTGTTGTCGACGGAAACATGGTCTATGTGGCGGACTCGGGCTCAGGCTTGCAAATCGTCAGCATCGCCGACCCCAACAATCCAGTCGCTGTCGGCAACTACAACACTCCGGGCACAGCCCAGATGGTGGCAAAGAAAGGCAACTATGTCTTTGTTTCCGATGCGGGTCATGTCGAAGTCGTTGATGTCACCAACCCCGCGGCTCCGACCCTGAAGCGCACGATCAACAAAAGTGAATTCGGCGGCTGGAACGCCAAGGGCGTACGTGTTCAGGGAGACCGACTCTACATCCAACTTTACAACGGATATGAAGTGTTCGACATCTCTGACATGGACAACATACATCAGTAG